In Zingiber officinale cultivar Zhangliang chromosome 1A, Zo_v1.1, whole genome shotgun sequence, the DNA window TCCAGATCGACAACCATGAGCACTTCCACATTTACTGATGGGATATGTCTGATACGATGTGTACTATAAatacgtttcgtaaacatgcagagctgaagacttaacgataaataaactaatttattacatcacacacactacatgcatgcaagatacaatcacgcggacaagatcataaaatttaaaaaaatcgaataacaattattctaggtattctttatggatgacctgtaacgagaagagtATCAACCTTTTGCGACGTTATCAAACCTTGCCTCTATTCGTATTCATGccgagctcttcaagacaactctaaGAGAACAAGTTTGGCTTTCGGAAGGTACTAGTAACGAGCAAAGGAGAAGgataaagaagaggaagaagaagtaaaaggaagatcttcttcctttgggtgaaAAAGAATACAAAAAGCTAATAACTAGGTAATAAATTTTGCAATGTGCAAAAATTAAATGAAttccctccccctagacttaaccgccacttctccccctttgatcacatagaAAATAGGGTACTTTAAAATGACTTGGAAATAAGTCTAAAACAAAGTCTAAGGGGAAATACTATTATAAGAATTATCCAAAAAATCATGAAAGtttaaatttcatcaaaatcTAGACTTTAATAAGTTATaaacgaattttaaaaaaaataatttgaaaaatatttttaagtattgaaaatttttaaaaattttaataggaGTTGAACAGACATATATAAagcatatataaaattttatacaaaggagttaatttaagcagaaaataaattccaaaaaaaacataaattttaaaaactacctttttgagtaattaacaaatatttttagaTTTGGCAAAAAAAAACTTATAACAGTTAACTATTTAACAGTTAGTTTataaaacattcatttcaataattgacttccataCTGTGGCAAGGTACTAGGtattcttggatattggaacaatgaCCATTTTTAGACATTaattgacttaatatattgagagtagcgattttttttaaatacgaatatattcgaaaaattaattaatgtttaaaaaattactgctctcaatatattcggTGAAATTGATGTTTGATAGCATTTTTACAATCGAGAGAACTAAACGAACACATAGGAATTGTTACATGTCATTTTTAGGTTTGTATATCCATCAGTTGGTTTTGGCTGAAACCGGctgatggacttagagatctCAAAATGACAAGAAATCAGttcttatgtgttcgtctagttctcctaattgtcaaaatgctatcaaatattaatttgacctaaATATATTAAGAGcggtaattttttaaatatgaatatatttaaaaaattaattcgtattaaaaaaatcactgctatcaatatattaggttaaattgatatttgagataaTTGATACAATCATAAGAACTAGAAGAACTAATAGAATCTTGTTTCACTTCATTCTGAACTCTCTAGGTGCATCAACCAATTTTGGCCGAATGAACCTacattgattttatttatgttcatttggCCATAGTTTCTAAAAacatctgtaacgaccacccttcttactgctactactactctctaagagtgaccgttacttatctactaactttacttaaccggtataattaaaaaccacgaggaattcctaccgaaaaatttcggcagagtctcccctgtaccggtgaccaaatcatcattacaaacaaactatactcagccacaggcggctggaacgtatattttcacaaccacgcagtataatatcacaaataaaagaaggaaactaccctaacaatagcaaaccacaatatcactccatcaatagaacccaactacaaatgcggaataaacttaattacaatcttaactcataatagcatttaaagaaaactaaagaactgtaaacagaaaagtcttaacaattccttagcaaactcttgatctccccatagtctagccatcacacaccttcatcaccaccaccttgtcgccttccttgctaaatcttttcctttcctttatctgcagtaggaggaagtgcagtctataagcataaagcttagtgagcgctatctactgacaaaaactcgatatgcatgtatataaataaaaacatgctaaaactgaatgctaacatataaaactacccatgctcataaatagcaaaggaatcatactaactaaaatactaaacatgtgtagctaatcatgctcataaaccaataaaactataactgcatactgaaagcaaataaagctaaacatgctgaataatctaatagcaagtaacaaataaactactactgcatgcttcaaataacaagaaactaaactttctaattctaaacatatttgaagcttgtttcatttgtttcaaaacttatactttaatacttcaaaataataataaacttcttttgggcccggcattgtaccaatttgcgcgcatccttaataagagtcgaggtagctaatcccgaaactactaaggtacttctaggcgatcttgtgcctaggggcgatctaggagcccacccaatagtgttaggaccaaaagtagctagaggggggggagggggggtgaatagctcgtcgcgttgctcgttgctcggcattgcttgttccttcaaagatgtgcagcggaaatacaaagaaacaatcacacaacgctaacacggttggtttacttggtatccacctcacaagaggtgactaatccaaggatccacaccaacacacacaccctccactaaataaaactctcctttatggtaactaccaagggcggagaagccctacaagactcaatacaagaagagagggaaaggatacaagaaatacaagcttacaagcttacaatgagtataaaccctaaccctagcttctcttcttggctttgatccgcctcttgacttggaaaacttccaagatccttcaagaactggcgatctgagctttgttagtgctgtggaggagctggcgagagatctggagtgaatcggagaagagatgccgaaggaaatgaacgcctgcggcctttatcgacgccaacggtcggatcccgatcgattcgaatattcccaatcgatcggggaggctttggatcgatccacggatcgatccagagcgcctctgtgctctggaaagacgcctggatcgatccacggatccatccagcacttatcgcgcaaagcagtcgcgtcccaatcgatccactgatcgattggaacatctggatcgatccacggatcgatccagaggctctctgttcgcttaggagaagcctggatcgatccaacacttggtttttgcccaaaaccaagttccaagcctctcaaaccaacatccggtcaaccttgacctgttggtacatcatgcctagcatctggtcactcctttgacctgctaggacttcccaccaagtgtctggtcaatccctttgacccacttagacttttctattcatgccaagtatctggtcactcccttgacctatttggacttccatcagatgtctggtcaatctctttgacctatctgtatttcctcgtgccaagtatccagtcaatcctttgacctacttggacttcccaacaccagatgtccgatcatccttgatccatctggattttcccttgcctggcttcactcaccaggactttcacctagcttcactcactagggttttccatctgcctagcttcactcactagggctttcacctggcttcactcaccaggactttcacctagcttcactcactagggttttcacctggtttcactcaccaggactttcacctagcttcactcactagggttttccttctgcctggcttcactcaccaggacttccctgtcaagtatccggtcaaccttgacctacttgactcttcttcaatcaatttcttattgtcaaacatctaaactcaaaccaagactcagcttggtcatccaggtcaaccttgacctgagggatgttgcaccaacaaatagaccttgtgtcctggacctcgtgtccggtacatgccattaaaagtaaaataccttctttttaactataacttccttatacttgctattctttaattctcttataataaaatgccttggcatttctttgagcacttgatatgctactgatcccaattcttaaaattagggatcctattaagaccttggtttCTCTTTTTATAACTTCTTATAAATCCCTAAAGGATTTGTTAAAACTCTTATTCTTCCCACCTACAGGTAGATTCTAGAGTTTTTATAGAGAAACATGTTtctttaagcatgtatcaacagaatcaagcaaaagaaaacaaatcaaacttctttaaacatgctacaataacataaatcagcactaatgcttaacagaaatctaaaaTTGAGGTTCCTGGTAGcataacaaagaaatctaaatcaggaaatctctatctgaaatactaactaTAAGGGTtgttcaaacttaaatctaacagaaataaagaaaactaactacatgctcaaaatttaatcaagctatcttatgttcattgcttattaaaaccaACCCAAAACTGATAAAACTTGTAAAAGAAACATGAGCATTCTGAGCACAGTATCACCATCTCATCAACCTCTTTAAACTCTGATTAAGGCTTTAATATTGTTATCTACTAAAAAGAATGCTGCTGCTATCAAAAATTGATGCATGAACATTAGAAcatataaggaaccaaaacataattcaatgcaaaataattccttaaactactcttttaattccaaactatcctaatgttgttcaaaacttaagcaaggaaaccaagccattaaaaGAAAACCAACAGAAAACTACACCACATGGCAAATACAGATGGTTCTTTATAGATTAGAGATCAACAATTTTGTATTAAGCTTTTGTTAAGTCTAACAGAAGGACTCTTCACAGATTAAGCTTCACAGAAGGATTTTGTCAAGCTTTTAAAGTACACGGCAGCAAACCTTAACCATCAAACTTCACAGATTAACTCGAAATCAGGAATAAGCTAAATCCAAAAATCTAatccaaacaaaaacctcttcatcttccttaaccCCTCACGACAGAAAACAAAATCCCTGATCATGCTTCACAataaaactcgaacaaacaagagaacaccaaacgaatcggaactactcctactgcaggtgagaagcaactcaccgcgatttgcttgaacttacaaccgacgggaagaagaaaaaccctagggttTCGGTCAACTCCAATcttccggctcctcttcgtgcgcCTTTGTGTGCTCCTCGTCGAGAGATGCTCGGCGGTGTGAtgaccggccggaaaaacccttcgccAGCGCCGGAGAGAACCATAGgaggtgctgcgttttcgcccgagcaggagtcggcgtcgccgcgtgagaagagaagaaattttgaaagaaaattttgattttccgATAAgaaaacctaaattccttttcttatactagggtttaatcGAAACTATACCTTAAGTCTATTGATTCCCATAtctggttaacaaaacgagcgtagctcgattggtcgggctggttttgcttgggtccgaagttgtgggttcgaaccccagcttttacaaacttatttttcttttattttattttatttttaaaacttcttcctctgggtaaaaataccaaacgaactccaaaaattacataaaaatactctaaaaatttctaaaaatctctagaatattttaaaagtatttccaaatatttttatggatatttagaacttaaaatagggaaaattgggtcattacaaaatcactgctctcaatatattgcgtcaaattaatatttgatagtatttttacaatcaagAGACCTAGACAAATATATAGAAACTGGTTTTATATCATTTCAAGGTCTCTAGGTTCATCAGTTGGTTTCGGCTTAAATcggctaatggacctagagaccttgaAATGTCATGAAACCAATTTCTATGTATTCGTCTATTTCTCCagattgtaaaaatactatcaaatatcaatttaacgtaatatattgagagtaataattttttgaacatgaatgtattcaaaaactaatttatgttcaaaaaatcaatgctctcaatatattgggtcaaattgatatttaatagcATTTTTTACAATTAAGAGAACTAGACAAACATATAGgaattgatttcatatcatttcgaGATCTCTatgtccatcagtcgattttggtcGAAATCGGCTGATGGATTTTTCAAACAGAATAAAATCGATTCAACTGATTTGTTTTTCCAATCGAATTAATTTGAGGATGAGGGTAAAACGGGAAGTGGTTACGTGATTTTGGTGATTTTGAAACTATGATACGTGATTTtagtattttgaaaacttatctaCTGAGTTCGGTAAAAAaactatattattattattgatgcgGTAATGATGAAGGGCCCCACCCCGTTGTCATGGTGGAAGTcgaaggaggtcaaagtcaaggcgggcAACTCCTAGATAACGTCGGCCGATCGGGCGAAGTATGCCTTGACCAGGGAGAAGGCTCCGACTCGACGTCGCCTTCGACACGGGGAGCTATcaaacaaccgacgctcaagggagacaatgtgcagaagtcgagccgagcggctacctcgctcggccaGACAACATAACTTGAGGTgcagagttcaacttcggccgagcATCTATCACGCTCGGCCTGGCAATAGGAAACAATCGACGCTCAGAGACAATGTGCAGAAGCCGAGCCGAtcgagcggctacctcgctcggccaGACAACATAACTTGAGGTgcagagttcaacttcggccgagcgTCTATCCCGCTCGGCCTGGCAATAGGAAACAATCGACGCTCAGAGACAATGTGCAGAAGCCGAGCCAAGCGGTTACCCCGCTCGACCAAACAGCAGAGTTTAATGAGAAGAAATCAACTTCGGtcgagcggctacctcgctcaGCCCAATATCTGCTTTGGTAATAACAAAGTAGACCTTCGGCCGAGTAGAGCCACACAAGGGCAGCAAGGGTCTGGCCGACCAGACGTGGCACCAGTGCGGGggaattccggccgagcggccaacttGCTCGGCCTAACAGTGCACTCCTGATATCCAGTAATATCCCtttgggagttggtgccgccGACACCGAGCATGGACTGCCAGAAGTTCGTACGGCGAAAACTTCCACTGTCATTTCAgggatatgctcggcccgttaaggtactgtgtcagggatactttactgACACATCTTTTCATGGAAAGCTTTGAGAAACGTGCttaccttgggaagcgtgcatgtGTACTgtcagagctctatataaaagggggtccaagtatcgatggaggtatgcgatattcactgtttaTGCTACAGTGGTCTTCTTATTGCTCTGCTTCATTCCTCACCGTCGGTGGTGACTGACTCTAAAGCATTCATACCAATTTTTCTATCTAAAATGTATAATTTAAAGTAAacatattatttattaaatttaaatatttatttttttaatatattatatatcaaCTTCCTTATTCTTTTTTCTCCCTCCTTATAATGTTTAGGAATTGAATTCATTcgataaatttagaaaattattattcttaaatatataatttagagaaTAGATAGTATAGCTGATGTATAaaatttttagttattttatttaaaatataaaataaaatctttGAATTATATATTTAGGAAATGGATAGTATCACTGACCTAAAAAATTTTTAGGtactttatttaaaatttaaaataaaatccgtGAATAGAATATCAGTACCATCAACGTAGGGTCTACTTCTAATTTCTTTTCCTCCGTTCATTtatgtttaattattatttttttattccgAATCTGTAGAATACTATCGACAAGTAATTTGACTCGTTTACTAATCAACGTTGcctatgtgttattattattattattattatttattttttattttataagttgAAATAATACTATTGCGTTGAAATTCCTAACAGCTGTCTAATCCGAATTATTAGGAATCCAATAGTAATCTAATTTAACAGATTTCATTTGATGAAATGAggattatatataaattaaacgaGACCGCCCTATCTCAATCCACACCCATCAATTCTTTCCTTCAGAGCTTCTCCTAAACTACCGATTCTCTTCTCttgtcttctcttctccttcatgGATCCTGCAGCTTCAGCCAACTCCAGGAGGATCAACGAAGACGCCTCCGTCTCATCGAGGGAGATACCTGGCTGGGCGGCCGACACAGCCGGCGTCACTCTTCGCATTAAGGCGCGAGTGGTGACACGACTCTTACAGCCTCATCAAGACATAGAGCCCCAATTCATCTCGCACTTCTGCCGCCAGACGCATTCTTCGTCTTCCGACCACGTCACTGCCGAGTGCGCCCATTTCATCATCCCCCAGCCCTACTGCCACATCAACCATCGGCCCACCTGGGAGGAGCAGACAGAGCAGATGTTCTTCCATGTCGCGGCGAATCACGTGAGCCCCGCCGACCTCGACCTTCTCGCTCAAGCTTTCCGAAGATACACCTACACAGTGTTCGACCGATTTCCAATCACGGAGTTGGTCTCTATGGAGTTCTTTTCCATCATTGAAATCCCCGTCACTCCTTCCGCTTCTACCGGCCGCCTTCGCTATTTGATTCCTCGGGATGCCAATGAATATTTTTTCGGAGGCGACCAAGATATCAGCTTCGTCCAGTTCAACAAAGGGCTGAGGCCGGCGTCCACAGCGGCGGTGGTTGGGCTCTTGATGGTCACTACGACAGCAGAAGATACCTCGTGTTCCATCTGCCTCGAAGATTTTGAGGTGATGACTAAGGCTCTGGCAATGCCTTGCGGCCATTCGTTTCACGAGGGGTGTCTGAAGGAGTGGCTGAGACGGAGAAATTCTTGTCCCCTCTGCAAATTCTCACTTCCCGCCGCAGAATAGCGACTGGATCGATCTACTGCAACATAACTGAAAAAATTAAAGAGATTCCTCTATTCATTCATTCCTTGGCTTGTATAATGATGATCGATATCATTTGTAATTGCATTACTACTCTTTTGCTACGTTAGTCTGTTTGATGGATGAGAACATCAATTTGATGAATATTGATGTTATTTCATGATCAATTGAGAAATCCTTAGTTACAATTTGATTACTCTCTAGACAGTGGATGCTGCTGTACAAGAAATTGTTATGAAAAACTCATCAAGACTGTACGATCTTGTCTCTTTAAAATTATGGTCTGTAATTTTTACGATGAATGTTATTTCCGTTGAATCCTAGCTCAATCGAAATAATTACAATAAAAAAACTCTGACTCGATTAGATTTGGAAGAATCTATCTGACTTCATTTAGTAACCTAATTAATTTGGTTACCACTAACATTTAGCATCCATTTTTGACCAATAATTAATGAGAATTATCGtaatttattattataaattGACCCCATTAGAATCAGGAACGGTGGCTAGTAGTgtgattgaaaataataataataattaagaaATGTCTGCCATAATATGCTTGGAATTATCAGCCCCGGTCCTAACATTCGGGAGGCCCGGGGCGAAACGATCAAAATAggtccttaattttttattttcataaagtaaaatttatttataatgatTTCTTCTAACTTTTCTAGATgtaaaatcatctataatattattaatttcaagattttctaaaatatcttttcaatagataaaattgTTAATCCATTTAATTTCTCTTGTGACATTGTTGATCTCTtttttaacaattttaattttgaataattttgagaaACTTTATCTACATTGTTGATCTCTTTTACCTCTCCAttgcttaattttttaaaataatgaatatttGAAAAATGTCTATAGTAATGATCAAAAGGAAATAGATTCATTTCTCTTGTAGGTcactttttaattaaaatattatgtGTATTATTATCAAGATTATCTCAATTCCTTGGATTATATATACCGaggaaacaaaaaagaaaaaggaagagagaaaagtgatgtaattataaataaattcaagataaaattgaaaaataaagagaaTATATGAAAGGAGAGGCAGAAATCGCAACAGCCACGGCAGCAGAGGATGTGCAACAGTGAAAGTTTACAAGGTTAATTCTCAATTAATATATgcatatataaattatataaatatttcaaaattatgggCCCCTCCCAAACTTGGGCCCTGGGCAATCGCCCAGGGTGGCCCGGCCTCTGGGCCGGGGCTGGGAATTACATTGTCATAATATCCTAGAAATAGGAATGGtcaatgacaaaaaaaaatgaacataatagaACCCTAGACAAGTAGAAATGAATTATGTAGTCTGCAGATTGACCCAACTAGAATTAGGAATGGATGTCTTCGGGCATCAGTTGCCTCCAAATCTGGCTGCCTCATGAGGAGTTAGCTCTGTTTTCCCAGAGCGAGGGCCGCAATGCCCACTTCGACAGAGGTTCCAGGCCAGCATCTGCAGCGGCAATGGAGGGTCTCAAGACGGTCACCACCGAGGAACCGGACTCTTATGCCATATGTCTGTAGGATTTCGAGATGGCGGCTCCAGTGTTGGCGATGCGTTGCAATCATCTCTTCCATGCGGCGTGTCTAAAGAAATGGCTGGAGCGGAGCTGTTCGTGCCCTCTCTGTCGCTTTTCGCTTCCTCAAGAACAATAGTAGCCCAACGGCTCAAGGATTCCTCACTGTTCATATATCTTTCTTCCATTTGCTTTCTTCTGCTTTAGACTCCTTTCTAGATACTCGGTTTAATTAGGATTTCATTTGCTCCAGTTATGATTAAGTGCATATTGACGTCATGCATGGtacaaatattttttacttcgtgATTAGTTagtaaatt includes these proteins:
- the LOC122005563 gene encoding uncharacterized protein LOC122005563, with protein sequence MDPAASANSRRINEDASVSSREIPGWAADTAGVTLRIKARVVTRLLQPHQDIEPQFISHFCRQTHSSSSDHVTAECAHFIIPQPYCHINHRPTWEEQTEQMFFHVAANHVSPADLDLLAQAFRRYTYTVFDRFPITELVSMEFFSIIEIPVTPSASTGRLRYLIPRDANEYFFGGDQDISFVQFNKGLRPASTAAVVGLLMVTTTAEDTSCSICLEDFEVMTKALAMPCGHSFHEGCLKEWLRRRNSCPLCKFSLPAAE